TACAACAGTCCTGAAACTCTTCCCAAGTCAAGATATGCCTCCCACATAACTCAGAGAACCACCAGTCCCTAAGTTACACTCTCAACACAAATCTCGTGGAAGTGCTCAGCACCTATTGGCACATTGGACAGTTTCTAACATCTCGTCCTGTGTTTTTTGATTCTtacatctgtgtttgttcaTCAGGGTCAAAGTTCCACAAACACTGTGTTGTTCAAATAGAAGTTTCATTCTGACCagagggctgtgtgtgtgtggagggggggtgtcctggtcctggtttgGTCCagtattctgtgttttttcagtttagAGGAGAGgatcacagaaaagaaaagattaagtCTTGGCACATGAAATTAAATCTGTTAACAGATTAAAGTCTAAAGATGATTCAAGCCCAACCAACCCTGAGACACATGGTTCAGACTGCGGCTATAAATCCTGCAGTCCGAGTCTTTCAATCGTCAGTGTGTCGACTCCTGTCGTCCGTCCAGTTGTCTTCAATTTGAGAAGATTTTGGGTCAGTGTCTGGTCCTGTTGGTGGTCTGTGGTTTGGTCCGGGCTCAGGTGGACCTGGATTGGATCTCTACTCAACatatgctgctgcagctgatgaacagAGTGGCAaagctggagagaaaacaagtaCTCAGCTGGACTCACTGTGGTTAACAGGGATCCAATCTGGTTTGACTCAAGCAACAACTATATATAAATgtagagaaaatgttttgtcctGTTGTGAAGTAAATCAAAGGTTTTTGTCTTCGTCGTCCTCTGGCGaaacaagcaaatgaaaaatgaaacatttttgtattttgattgcAGCAACAGAATCAGAGCTTCTCCTCGTAGATCTCCTAGACCTGAGATGAGGTCGTAGCAGAGCTGGAGTCGTAGTAGACCTAGAGTCGTAGTAGACCTTGAGTGGTAGCAGAGCTGGAGTCGTAGTAGACCTAGAGTCGTAGTAGACCTTGAGTGGTAGCAGAGCTGGAGTCGTAATAGACCTGGAGTCGTAGTAGACCTAGAGTCGTAGTAGACCTTGAGTGGTAGCAGAGCTGGAGTCATAGTAGACCTGGAGTCGTAGTAGACCTTGAGTGGTAGCAGAGCTGGAGTCATAGTAGACCTGGAGTCGTAGTAGACCTTCAGTGCTAGCAGAGCTGGAGTCATAGTAGACCTGAGGTCGTAGTAGACCTGGAATCTTAGTAGACCTGAGGTCGTAGTAGACCTAGAGTCTTAGTAGACCTGGACTCATAGTAGACTCGGGGTGGGAGCAGACCTTATCTATGAGACTGTACATGCTCAAAGCAGCAGCTCCAACGGCATGACGCTGGTCCTGGAGGCTGGCGACCAGCTGTGGGTCACCCTCTGGTCTGGGAACAGCATCCGCGACCAGGGTCGACTCAGTACGTTCAGCGGCTTCCTCGTATTCCCCATGGACAGTCCCACTCTGACCGCTGCCACGAAATAGGGGGATGGAAACCAGAATCCAAACTAGATCCAGTTTGATCCTAAATCTAAGATCACGAGTCACAGATGCAGtttgagaggaaaagagaatctGAGCAAAACAACATGGTCCTGGAGGTCGGCGACCGGCTGTGGGTCATCCTCGACCAGGGTCGACTCAGTACGTTCAGCGGCTTCCTCGTCTTACCCATCTGGGGGGACGGAAACCAGAACCCAAACTAGATCCAGTTTGATCCTGAATCTAAGATCAAGAGTCACACATGCAGTTTGAGAGGAAAATAGTTTTATATCAGTGTCTTGAtctcagcttctctctcttcattgaCAGCAGATCTCCTggaacaaacacattcagagaCTGGAAACTGAAACTTTAAAACCTGACGCCACAAACAGTGACACCAGTCATTCAGGCTTTGTTCTTTTACTGCTCTGTGGCGTGGTCCAGCATTTCAATAAGAAATATTATAAAACTACAACTGATACAGAATACAGCTCTCTCCTGGTTCAGAGTTCTAAatagatttgtgttttcactcatGGTTTTCTTCCAGGATGTCAAAACAACTAAAAGACCTTTTATCCTTTAGTTCAGATTCATCATGATCCAACAGCTGGAGgtggtttcatttttaaatccataAATCAAGTCAACGTTCAGTCACAGGATGGAACCAACTCCCAAATCATAATAAACAGCAAAAATCACTTCAAGAATATTTCCTTCAAAGAAACTTCAGCAGCTCATATTAATCCTTGTAGTGAGCCGGTTACATGGTTTGTTCTCACTCGTTCAGATTCATCTCGTTTCACTGCGTCAGTTGTATTTGTGTCAACCTGATGTCTAACGTTTGTGTCCTGTGTTTTATGTCATTGTTTAAATTGCATTGTCAAAAGACGAACTGcaggaagaagaacagtgtcTCGTTCATGCTGAAGCTGatgatcatattcatattcatacgtatctgaatatttcatgttcatGAGGAGGACGTGGTTTTTCACTTTAATATGATATTTTACACATCAAATGCTCTTGTGTCTAAGATGATACGTAACgtcacagacagatacacaattatatacttataataatataattaataaaactaTATAATACTAATGGTAATATTTTAACTTTGACGTAGTTACAGGTTATGAAACCTGCTCCACGTGATCGATCAGCGGCAGATCGATGACGCAGAGtcacgttttattttgaaagtctcGCTGATGTCCCGCCACGTTTCCTCGGCAACGGAACTTTCCCGCCTCCATCCCGGACCCGGTGCGTGGGCAGGTTGGACGGGTCCTCGGCGGTGGTCCCAGCCGGGGAGATGGAGCCTTGTCCGGCACGAGCGGGCCCGGTCGGGTCGGTGGCGCTGCCCGGGacatggaggtcagaggtccgGGTCCCCGGGACCGGAGGGTCCCCGGGAGAGACCCCCACTGATCCGGTCCGAGTTTCACTCTTTGACGCGTTTTTCCCACTTATATAATCCGCTTCCGTCCCGGGGCTCTTGGCTCTCGGTTCCCCGGTCCCGGCCCCGGACTGAGCCGGACCGGGACCGGGATCGGGTCCGGGACCGGGTGCGGGTCTCCAGACCAGGCTGTAGTAGAGAGCCAGGATGACGGCAGCCAGGGACACGGACAGGACGTAGACCACCGCGGTGCTCAGCCTCACCCACCTCCGGTTGTCTCTGGCCACCAGCTTCGCCTTCTTGTCCCCGGTGTAGGTGGCGGGTCTGCCCCGCTCCGCCGGGTCCCGCATGGTCAGCGGGTGGTTCGGATCAGGACCGGGTTCAGACTGTGAGCTCATCCTCCCGGTCCCTCCGGCAGCCTCGTCTGGACCCACATCTGGACTAACATCTGGATCCACATCTGGACCCACGGGTTCCTGCTCGGAGCTCCGTCAAGCTCCACCGAGTCAACACGGACCGGAAGCTCCGGTAGCGTGTCTTCAGAATAAAAGCGTCGTGTTTGGTGGAGAATAAAAGTTTGAAACACGAAGACagttatttctctctgaaatGTCTGAATATGTAAATGATCTAATTACATATGTTACTTGAAAAGCATTTCCTGAACTTCCGGTTTCGTGAAGCAAGAGAGACATACATCAGGTTGAGTCAGTGACATCGACAGAGGAACTGATTCATCAACGACACATCGATGACGTCACACCATTAAGAACATCCTTCTTGGTTCTCTGATCTCGAGCTTCCAGGATTTTCCAGGTTGAGCAGATTTGATTGACAGGAGAATATTCTTACCCAGAATCCTCAGGTTGTTCTGTTCTGATCATCACGTGTAGTGACCACAGGGCGGCGCTGCTGCACCGCTGTCACTCATCATGACACAGTAGCATGAAGTCAAATCCAAGAGTTGATAAagttttggttgaatttgtATAAAAAAGCAAAGATGATTTGGAGGAAACAGTTTTTAACACGTTAAGTCTTTTAAGAAAATTGTTTAGCTATTGACAATATCACAGAAAATGATCTTTGTTTAGATTCAAAAGACCAACAACAGGCAGAGAACTTGACTTTAGAGCCGTTAAATAAATCAGAGATGATTTTTTAGATAAATCTCTTTTACTATTATCATCAGAGAGATATTACACTGACTcttatattaaatcaaatattataAACAATGTATTACACTAAAGATGTCAGGCCTTCTGCTCTGCaactcaaaaatatatttttatttttctcttattGAATTGTCGACTTTTTGCCTTGCAGTTACAGCTCCGTGTCAATAGGGGGCGCTTCAGCCGCCTCATTACCAATACTTACTGTTATCTTGcaaatctgtgattttttcatttaaaaatgtattttatttgttttttgaacctgtattctgtgtactgaccagcagagggcgactctatgagaacatgactaCTTGATTCATAaagtcagtaaaacattttcctgaggagtttattgttcaagtcttcttcaacacacgATGTTCATGTTGTACATTATGTTTCGGGGCAGGTCACAAACTAAATGGATGTCGCTGTCGGATGAAACTGGTTTTCAAACTTTCACAGAAACAGAAGTTGGTTGAATTCAGGCACAAGAGAAGCAAAGTTTGCGGACGGTTTTTATTCAGGAGGTGAAACAGTCTGTGGCTCTGCTCTGATTCTCGTCAGCAGCTCGTTGAGTCTTTTCACTTTTGTCAAACTTTCTTCTGACTGTTGTTGAATCTGCGTTGGACTCGACTCTCGACCTTCCTCACCCTCAACCTGTTCTCTACACATCCCTGACcgcatcctccctcctctctctgctcctcgtcAATTTAAAATGACCAGTGATTAGTTATTTACTCTACTTCTAATATTACTACAGAACCTGATACAATAACCGCAGCCTTTATTTTCGTCTGCAATGCCCAGGAGCAGGAACACCTGTCAATCAGAACAGATTCACAGACATTAatgatgactttaaaaaaagaaaagactttatACATCTTTATACGTTTCAAAGTGAATGTTTTGGTCCTGAACGCACCTGTTGACTCTGGGACCTCCTCACTCATCCAGGCCCTTCTTTGAGGATCCGTCCCTGGTCTTCGCTCTCAGCTTGTTCACCTGTGACTCTGCAATGTCGGCTCTCTCCTCGGCCTCCTCAAGCTCGTGTTGCAGTTTGCGGAGTTTGGCCATATTGGTGTTTGccgcctcctctgcctcctcagctGCATGTTTGTAGGACTTGACCTTCAGCTGTAGTTTGTCCACCAGGTCCTGGAGACGAGCCATGTTCTTGCGGTCTTCCTCAGTCTGGTAGCTGAGCTCTTTGATGCGGCGTTCGTACTTGCGAACCCCTTTAATAGACTCTGTTCCCCTTTTCTGCTCAGCCTCCAGCTCGTTCTCCAGCTCTTTGATGCGAGCCTCCAGTTTCTGGAGCTGCTTCTTGCCTCCCTTCATGGCGATCTGCTCGGCCTCATCCAGGCGGTGCTGCAGGTCTTTGATGGTCTGCTCCATGTTCTTCTTCATGCGCTCCAGATGGGCACTGGTGTCCTGctctttcttcagctcctcaGCCATCATGGCTGCATCTGTGATGGCCTTCTTTGCCTTCTCCTCGGCATTGCGGTTCTCCTGTATGGCGTCCTCCATCTCACTCTGCAGGTGGTGGAGGTCTGCCtcatgcttcttcttctggttgATCAGGCTGGTGTTCTGGGAGTGCAGGAGTTGCATTCGCTCGGTCGCGTCAGTCAGCTCCTGTTCAGCAACTTTCCGACTTCTGTCCGTCTGCTCAAGAGCAGCTCTCACTTCCTCCAGCTCAGCTTGGATCAGGTTGTTCCTTCGTTCTAGGAGAGCGATGTTCTCTCTCAGGTCGTCGTTGCCATGCTGTGCATCGTCCAACTGCAGCTGAGTGTCTTTCAGGAACGCCTGAAGGCTCTTGAGCTGTTTCTGGGCTTCGGCGGCCTGTCTGTTAGCTTGGCAGAGCTGAATCTCCATCTCGTTCAGGTCTCcttccatcttcttcttcactctcaGGGTCTCATTGCGGCTCCTGGTCTCAGATTCCAGAGAAGACTGAAGTGACTCAAGCATGCGTTGGTAGTTTCTTTTGGCCTGCTCCATTTCCTCATCTTTCTCTGCCACTTTCCGCTCCATGTCGGCCTTCACTTGGTTGAACTCAAGTTGAGCTCGCAGGATCTTGCTCTCTTCATGCTCCAGGgaaccttctgcctcctccagtGCCGACTGGAGCTCTGCCTTTTCTTGTTCGAGCTGCTTCCGGATCTTCTCCAGTTCATGGGAACTCCTGCCACCCTCCCCGAGCTGGTCAGAAAGGTCAGAGATCTCCTCTTGGAggtttttgttctctctcttcatcgTCTCTAGTTGATCCAGACTCTCTTCATAGGCATTTCTCAGTTTGAAGAGTTCAGTACTCAGCGACCGAGCCTCCTTCTGGGAGGCCTCCAGCTCACACTGTGACTCCTCAAATTTCTGCTTCCACTCTGCCAAGACTTTGTCAAAGGCTCTTTGCTTCTTGTCCAGTGCTGCAGATGCTGCATTGGACCTTTCGAGGTCCAGCATCAGGTCTTCAATCTCATTTTGGAGGCGGTGCTTGGTCTTCTCTAGCGATGAACACTTTGCATTCACTGCCTCAATGGCCTCCTCAGCTTCCTGCAGTCTCTGGACCAGCTTCTTCTTTGCTTCTTCCAGTTCTTCTGTTCTCTGGATCCCGtcagtttcatattttgtcctCCAAGCTGACACCTCAGTGTTGGATTTGGACAGAGctctctgcagctcagcctTGGCTTCCTGTTCTTCTTCAAACTGTTCTCGCAGCAGATCACAGTCGTGACGAGCAGACTGCACAGCGTGGGCAAGAGCATTCTTTGCCTTGACTTCCTCTTCTAGCTGTCTGCGTAAATCTTCGACCTGCTGGTTGTATGAGTTCTTCCCTCTGGTCAGCTGTGATATAAGacactccttctcctccagttgGCGTCCGAACTCACCGTTCTCAGTGAGCAGCTTGGCCCTCTGGGTAGTCAAGTCATTGACGGTTCGTTGAGCTTCTTCATATTTACTCTTGTACTCATTCATGTTGTCTTCCATTGTACGGCACATTTTCTCAATGTTGGACTTGGCCTTCACCACACTCTCCATGTTTGAAGACAAGTCATCCAGCTCCAGTTTCagctcacttttttctttctccagcttTTGCTTCACCCGCTGCAGGTTATCAATCTGCTCGCCCAGTTCAGCAACGCTGTCAGCATGTTTCTTCCTCAGGGTTGCAGCAGTGGTCTCATGGTGGAGGGTGGATTCTTCCAGCTCCCTTCGTAGCTTCTGAAATTcagcatctctttttttattcatctccaCCTGAGCTGATGTTGCTCCACCTGCTTCCTCCAGACGTTCACTGATGTCCTCCAGCTCACGGGAAAGATCAGAGCGCTGCTTCTCCACTTTGGCCCGGGCTGCACGCTCAGCATCcagctcctcttccagctcctcaATTCTCGCCTGGTTTTCTTTCAGCTTCTTCTGGAGCTGAACTGAAGCCACCTGCTCGTCCTCTAGTCTTGCATTGACTTGGGCTATCTCAAAgtcttttttcttgtgtttttcctccagctGTTGTTTGTCATTCTCCAAGTCCATCAAACTCTCCTGGGTCAGTTTCAAGTCTCCTTCGAGCTTCCTCTTTGAGCGCTCGAGGTCCATCCTGACCTTCTTCTCTTGCTCCAGCGAGCCCTCCAGATCATCCACCTGTTGCTCCAGCTTAGCTTTAGCTTTGTTTAAACTGTTGGCTTTGTCCTCTTCACTCTGAAGGTCATCCAGTGTCTGCTGGTGAGCCTCCTGCAGTGCCTTCTTCTCTTTGGTCAGCTTCATGATGTTCTCATCTTGCGAAGCCATCTCCTCTGTCAGGTTTTTCACCTTGTTCTCTGTAGcgtgtttctctttctcaacCTTGGCCAATGTCAGCTCCAGGTCATCTATATCTTTCTTCAACTCGGAGCATTCGTCCTCAAGCTTACGTTTCTTAGCTGTGAGATCTGCGTTcagctcttcttcatcttcaagTCTTTCTGTCATCTCTTTGactttggcctccagctgaATCTTGCTCTTTATGAGCTGTTCACAGCGTTCTTCAGCATCTGTCAGAGTATCCTGTTCAGACTGGATTTGCAAAGTTAGATCATTCTTCTCTTGGAGAAGAGTCACTAATTTTTCCTCCAGTTCCTTCCGCCTTGCTTCTGATTTCTCCAGAGCATCTTTCAGCTTGT
This sequence is a window from Scophthalmus maximus strain ysfricsl-2021 chromosome 18, ASM2237912v1, whole genome shotgun sequence. Protein-coding genes within it:
- the myh6 gene encoding myosin-6 encodes the protein MGDALMAEFGKAAPYLRKSDKERLEAQTRAFDIKTECFVVDDKVEYVKGQIQSKDGGMVTVKKDDGTTVTVKESIVHPQNPPKFDKIEDMAMFTFLHEPAVLFNLKERYAAWMIYTYSGLFCVTVNPYKWLPVYDAEVVAAYRGKKRTEAPPHIFSISDNAYQYMLTDRENQSVLITGESGAGKTVNTKRVIQYFASIAAVGGGKRDTSKGTLEDQIIQANPALEAFGNAKTLRNDNSSRFGKFIRIHFGMSGKLSSADVETYLLEKSRVTFQLKAERDYHIFYQILSNQKPELLDMLLITNNPYDYSYISQGEVTVASINDSEELMATDSAFDVLGFTPEEKIGVYKLTGAIMHYGNLKFKQKQREEQAEPDGTEAADKSAYLMGLNSADLIKGLCHPRVKVGNEYVTKGQSVDQVYYAIGALAKSVYEKMFNWMVVRINHSLETKQHRQHFIGVLDIAGFEIFDFNTFEQLCINYTNEKLQQFFNHHMFVLEQEEYKKEGIDWVFIDFGMDLQACIDLIEKPLGILSILEEECMFPKASDQTFKSKLYDNHLGKNKMFEKPRAAKGKAEAHFALVHYAGTVDYNIGGWLVKNKDPLNETVVGLYQKSSLKLLSVLFSSYSGNDGGDKGGGKGAKKKGSSFQTVSALHRENLNKLMNNLKTTHPHFVRCLIPNERKTPGVMDNCLVMHQLRCNGVLEGIRICRKGFPNRVLYGDFKQRYRILNASAIPEGQFMDCKKSAEKLLGSLDIDHTQYKFGHTKVFFKAGLLGTLEEMRDEQLSRIITRIQANARAILMRAQFAKLVERRDALMVIQWNLRSFLGVKNWPWMKLFFKIKPLLKSAESEKEMANMKDEFNKLKDALEKSEARRKELEEKLVTLLQEKNDLTLQIQSEQDTLTDAEERCEQLIKSKIQLEAKVKEMTERLEDEEELNADLTAKKRKLEDECSELKKDIDDLELTLAKVEKEKHATENKVKNLTEEMASQDENIMKLTKEKKALQEAHQQTLDDLQSEEDKANSLNKAKAKLEQQVDDLEGSLEQEKKVRMDLERSKRKLEGDLKLTQESLMDLENDKQQLEEKHKKKDFEIAQVNARLEDEQVASVQLQKKLKENQARIEELEEELDAERAARAKVEKQRSDLSRELEDISERLEEAGGATSAQVEMNKKRDAEFQKLRRELEESTLHHETTAATLRKKHADSVAELGEQIDNLQRVKQKLEKEKSELKLELDDLSSNMESVVKAKSNIEKMCRTMEDNMNEYKSKYEEAQRTVNDLTTQRAKLLTENGEFGRQLEEKECLISQLTRGKNSYNQQVEDLRRQLEEEVKAKNALAHAVQSARHDCDLLREQFEEEQEAKAELQRALSKSNTEVSAWRTKYETDGIQRTEELEEAKKKLVQRLQEAEEAIEAVNAKCSSLEKTKHRLQNEIEDLMLDLERSNAASAALDKKQRAFDKVLAEWKQKFEESQCELEASQKEARSLSTELFKLRNAYEESLDQLETMKRENKNLQEEISDLSDQLGEGGRSSHELEKIRKQLEQEKAELQSALEEAEGSLEHEESKILRAQLEFNQVKADMERKVAEKDEEMEQAKRNYQRMLESLQSSLESETRSRNETLRVKKKMEGDLNEMEIQLCQANRQAAEAQKQLKSLQAFLKDTQLQLDDAQHGNDDLRENIALLERRNNLIQAELEEVRAALEQTDRSRKVAEQELTDATERMQLLHSQNTSLINQKKKHEADLHHLQSEMEDAIQENRNAEEKAKKAITDAAMMAEELKKEQDTSAHLERMKKNMEQTIKDLQHRLDEAEQIAMKGGKKQLQKLEARIKELENELEAEQKRGTESIKGVRKYERRIKELSYQTEEDRKNMARLQDLVDKLQLKVKSYKHAAEEAEEAANTNMAKLRKLQHELEEAEERADIAESQVNKLRAKTRDGSSKKGLDE
- the LOC118290003 gene encoding putative transmembrane protein INAFM2, with product MSSQSEPGPDPNHPLTMRDPAERGRPATYTGDKKAKLVARDNRRWVRLSTAVVYVLSVSLAAVILALYYSLVWRPAPGPGPDPGPGPAQSGAGTGEPRAKSPGTEADYISGKNASKSETRTGSVGVSPGDPPVPGTRTSDLHVPGSATDPTGPARAGQGSISPAGTTAEDPSNLPTHRVRDGGGKVPLPRKRGGTSARLSK